A region from the Benincasa hispida cultivar B227 chromosome 12, ASM972705v1, whole genome shotgun sequence genome encodes:
- the LOC120067657 gene encoding uncharacterized protein LOC120067657, which produces MGLPKYAAFKSEKAGKYLQYLHEGPIKGNLQYSSDNVANMFSKFTLEPSKTSNYVNIRCCYNNKFWASSNDDNHMITPSLSKPAENEFLSPCTLFRIVKAPAEGAYYLLDVLRQSYVCRCTTSKIHENCLTTRYGNQDHYYDRSHILIDFETIVMLPKHVAFKCDIEKYLCNYWYENHEYLKFDSDDIGFSKVGHQVFNVGDGSIRIKCDHSNKFWVRQPNNWILANSTDTTTNNKDTLFWPVKVSKNVVALRNLGNNSFCKRFTHENKEHCLSAHSNTISREAQLEIVEPIISREIYNCKYRTMDARVYDEKVLNMATGEATNGATKETSMAVSLKYVVETSKCWESSVTAGWGVTTSIKAGIPEIAEAGIEINYNEEKSHTWGETITEMKEVMVTYTVSVPAKTRMKVTLLGTKAKCDVPFSYTRRDVQRDGKQVITDCDDGLYVGVNSYKFDYQNKPLPL; this is translated from the coding sequence atggGTCTCCCTAAGTACGCTGCATTCAAAAGCGAAAAAGCTGGGAAGTACCTTCAATACCTTCATGAAGGTCCAATTAAAGGTAACCTACAATACTCTTCTGATAACGTTGCGAACATGTTCTCAAAGTTCACATTGGAGCCATCCAAGACGAGTAATTATGTAAACATAAGATGTTGCTACAACAACAAGTTCTGGGCTTCTTCCAACGACGACAATCACATGATCACTCCCTCCCTTAGCAAGCCCGCCGAAAACGAATTCTTATCACCATGCACATTGTTTAGGATTGTCAAAGCTCCGGCAGAAGGAGCTTACTATTTATTGGATGTGTTGCGTCAATCGTATGTCTGTCGATGTACCACCAGCAAAATTCATGAGAATTGCCTCACAACTAGATACGGCAACCAAGATCATTACTACGACAGATCTCACATATTAATCGACTTCGAAACCATCGTCATGCTCCCCAAACATGTGGCATTTAAATGCGACATAGAAAAGTATCTGTGCAACTATTGGTACGAGAATCATGAATATCTCAAATTCGATTCCGATGACATTGGATTCTCGAAGGTAGGCCACCAAGTGTTCAACGTGGGTGATGGAAGCATTCGAATCAAATGTGACCATTCGAATAAGTTTTGGGTGCGTCAACCAAACAACTGGATCCTCGCGAACTCAACCGACACAACCACTAACAACAAAGATACCTTGTTCTGGCCGGTTAAGGTTTCTAAAAACGTCGTGGCACTTCGCAACCTCGGCAATAACAGTTTCTGCAAGAGATTCACTCATGAGAATAAGGAGCATTGTCTCAGCGCTCATTCAAATACCATTTCGAGGGAGGCACAACTGGAGATCGTTGAGCCTATTATTTCAAGGGAAATCTACAATTGTAAGTATCGAACTATGGATGCTAGAGTGTATGACGAAAAGGTACTAAATATGGCAACCGGGGAAGCTACCAACGGCGCCACGAAAGAGACGAGTATGGCAGTAAGTTTGAAGTACGTAGTAGAAACATCTAAATGTTGGGAATCTTCGGTCACCGCGGGTTGGGGTGTGACGACATCTATCAAAGCTGGCATTCCTGAAATTGCAGAAGCTGGAATCGAAATCAACTATAATGAAGAGAAGAGTCACACGTGGGGAGAAACTATTACAGAAATGAAAGAAGTGATGGTAACATATACTGTCAGTGTACCAGCAAAGACAAGGATGAAAGTCACTCTTCTTGGAACCAAGGCCAAATGCGATGTCCCGTTTTCGTACACACGACGAGATGTTCAAAGGGATGGAAAACAAGTTATTACAGACTGTGATGATGGCCTTTATGTTGGAGTCAATTCCTACAAATTTGATTATCAAAACAAGCCTTTGCCTCTCTGA